Proteins co-encoded in one Sphingopyxis sp. BE259 genomic window:
- the gltX gene encoding glutamate--tRNA ligase: MATDNQTSLAAAPPEATLDVTGADVVTRFAPSPTGFLHIGGARTALFNWLFARHHGGKFLLRIEDTDRARSTDAAIDAILDGMQWLDLDWDGETVFQFARADRHAAVAAELLTKGEAYRCYLTQDELAAMRAEAQEKRLPFRVRSPWRDRDDGDPSVPHVVRLRAPQDGAATIADRVQGEVTVQNAELDDFVLLRSDGTPTYMLSVVVDDNDMGVTHVIRGDDHLNNAFRQLALIRSMQWREPVYAHVPLIHGADGAKLSKRHGALGVDAYRDEMGYLPEAVNNYLLRLGWGHGDDEIISRAQATEWFDLAHVGRSPSRFDFKKLENLNGHYLREADDARLAGLVAPRVETLTGRALNNAERDVLTRAMESLKPRAKTLDEIADGAMFLFQGDPLPVDEKAAEVLKAAPEGLLAAVTQRLRGLNQWTIEELDAAVRAEAEAAELGLGKLAGPLRAALTGRTVSPGIFDVLLLLGRDVSLARLDAAQHYPAGA, from the coding sequence GTGGCAACCGATAATCAGACCAGCTTGGCAGCAGCGCCCCCTGAAGCGACGCTCGACGTTACCGGCGCCGACGTGGTCACGCGCTTTGCCCCCTCGCCGACCGGTTTCCTGCACATCGGCGGCGCGCGCACTGCGCTGTTCAACTGGCTGTTCGCGCGGCATCACGGCGGCAAATTCTTGCTGCGGATCGAGGATACCGACCGCGCGCGATCGACCGACGCGGCAATCGACGCGATCCTCGACGGGATGCAATGGCTCGATCTCGACTGGGATGGCGAGACGGTGTTCCAGTTCGCGCGCGCCGACCGCCACGCCGCCGTCGCCGCCGAACTGCTGACCAAGGGCGAAGCCTACCGATGTTACCTGACCCAAGACGAGCTCGCCGCGATGCGCGCCGAAGCGCAGGAAAAGCGCCTGCCCTTCCGCGTCCGCAGTCCCTGGCGCGACCGCGACGACGGCGATCCGTCGGTGCCGCACGTCGTGCGCCTGCGCGCGCCGCAGGATGGCGCCGCGACAATCGCCGACAGGGTGCAGGGCGAAGTCACCGTCCAGAACGCCGAACTCGACGATTTTGTACTGCTGCGCAGCGATGGCACCCCGACCTATATGCTCAGCGTCGTCGTCGATGATAATGACATGGGCGTCACCCACGTCATTCGCGGCGATGACCATCTCAACAACGCCTTTCGCCAGCTCGCGCTCATCCGCTCGATGCAGTGGCGCGAGCCGGTCTATGCCCATGTGCCGCTGATCCATGGCGCCGACGGCGCGAAATTGTCGAAACGCCATGGCGCGCTCGGCGTCGATGCCTATCGCGACGAGATGGGGTATCTGCCTGAAGCGGTGAACAATTATCTGCTCCGCCTCGGCTGGGGCCATGGCGATGATGAAATCATCAGCCGGGCCCAGGCGACCGAATGGTTCGACCTTGCCCATGTCGGGCGCTCGCCGTCGCGTTTCGACTTCAAGAAGCTCGAAAATCTCAACGGCCATTATCTGCGCGAGGCCGACGATGCGCGGCTCGCCGGGCTGGTCGCGCCCCGGGTGGAGACGCTCACTGGCCGCGCGCTCAATAACGCCGAGCGCGACGTGCTCACCCGCGCGATGGAATCGCTCAAACCGCGCGCGAAAACGCTCGACGAAATCGCCGACGGCGCGATGTTCCTGTTTCAGGGCGATCCGTTGCCGGTGGACGAAAAGGCTGCCGAGGTGCTAAAGGCTGCGCCCGAAGGCTTGCTGGCTGCCGTGACGCAGCGGCTGCGCGGGCTGAACCAATGGACGATAGAAGAGCTGGACGCCGCCGTGCGGGCCGAGGCCGAAGCCGCCGAACTGGGGCTCGGCAAATT